ACCTCGCCGCCCATGGCGAAACCACGATGAAAGCCAGCCAGTTCTTTGGCGAAATGCTGTCGGACAGTAAGAACGGCTACCTCTCCGATCCGATCTACGGCGGCAACAAGGGCATGAAGGCCTGGATCGCCATCGGCTTCCCGGGCGCCCGGGCCAGCTTTCACGAGTGGGTCACGCAGCACAACGTGAAGTACCCACTGGGTCCCGTCAGCCTGAAGGGCTTGCGCGCCTGAAGGCGCGGGCTTCCTCACAACATCTAGGTATTTCCTCGTGGCAAAAATCACCAATGACGAAGTCGATGTCGTCGTCGTCGGGCTCGGCTGGGCCGGCTCGCTGATGAGCATCGAACTGGCCCAGGCGGGCCTGAAGGTCCGCGCGCTCGAACGTGGCGGCGATCGCACCAATGCCGAGACGGCCTATCCGAAGCCGGCCGACCAGTACGCCTACGCCGTGCGCAACAAGATCATGGTCACCCCGCGCGACGGCGCCCTGACCGTGCGCCACACCGCAGCCGACACCGCACTGCCCACCCGCAAGTGGGGCGCCTTCGTGCCCGGCACGGGCGTGGGCGGCTCCGGCCTGCACTGGACCGGCGTGCTGATCCGGCCGACGCCGACCGACATCAAGCTCAAGACGTATGCCGACCAGGCCTACAAGAAGGGCCAGCTCGAAGCGGGCATGCAGATCCAGGACTTTCCGTTCACCTGGGACGAGATCGAGCCGTATCTCGACTTCTTCGACAAGGTCTGCGGCCTGTCGGGCAACACCGGCAACCTGCGTGGCGAGATCCAGCCCGGCGGCGACCCGTTCGAAGGTCCGCGCTCCTCGCCCTTTCCGCTGCCCGCGCTGAAGGACACGCTCAACAACAAGATGTTCGCGGAAGTGGCGACCAAACTCGGCTACCACCCGTTCCCCAATCCGTCGGCCAACGTGTCGCAGGCCTGGACCAACCCGTATGGTTGCCAGATCGCGCCCTGCAACTATTGCGGCTACTGCAGCAAGTACCCCTGCCTCAACTACTCCAAGGCCTCGCCGCAGACCACGGTGCTCGATGCGCTCAAGCGCATGCCCAACTTCTCCTACCGGGTCAACGCCAACGTGCTCAAGGTGGAACTCCACCCCGACGGCAAGACCGCGCGCGGCGTGACCTATGCCGATGCCGACAACAACGAAGTCTTCCAGCCAGCCAGGATCGTCGTGCTGGCGGGCTTCCAGTTCGTCAACGTGCGGCTGATGCTGCTGTCGGGCATCGGCAAGCAGTACGACCCCCGGACCGGTGAGGGCACCATCGGTCGCAACTACGCCTTCCTGAGCAACGGCGGCGCCACCCTGTTCTTCAAGGACAAGAACTTCAACCCGTTCGCCACCGCCGGTGCCACCGGCCAGATGTTCAACGACATCTCGCCCGGCAACTTCGACGGCCCCGGCCTGGGATTCATCGGCGGCGCCAAGATCCACAGTTCGCAGGCCACCGGCACGCCCATCGGCACCTCGCTGCCCAAGGGCACGCCAGGTTGGGGTCAGGGCTGGAAGGACGGCATGCAGGACTGGTATGGCCACTCGATGAAGGTCAGCATCACCACCAGCTGCATGTCCTACCGCGACCACTACGTCGACCTGGACCCGACCTACAAGGATCCCTGGGGCCAGCCGCTGCTGCGCATCACCTTCGACTGGAAGCAGAACGAGCTCAAGCTGCAGCAGCACCTGCGCAAGATCGTGGGCGACATCACCAGGGAGCTCGGCCCCGACAGCTACTCCGAGGACTTCCTGTCGCTGGACTCGCACTGGGACATCACCAAATACGTGTCGACCCACAACGTGGGCGGCGCGGTGATGGGCGATTCACCCAAGACCAGCGCGCTCAACAAGTACCTGCAGAGCTGGGACGTACACAACGTCTTCGTGCCGGGCGGCAACGCCTTTCCGCAGAACTTCCAGGCCAACCCCACGGCCATGATCGGCGCGATCTCGATCATGTCCGCGCGCGCCATCAAGGATCACTACCTCAAGAACCCCGGCCCGCTGGTGCAGGCATGAACGGGGCGACCAGCATGAGCACCACGATTTCCTTCAAGACGAGCACCTTCGGACTGCTGCTGGCCGGCGCTCTCGCGCTGCTGGCGGGCTGCTCCGACCGGCAAGGCCCGGCGACGCCCGCCGCGCCCGCCTCCGACGCCACGGCCGCACCGGTCGCCACCGCCGACGAGGCCGCTCTCGTCGAGCGCGGCGAATACCTGGCGCGCGCCGGCGACTGCATGGCCTGCCACAGCGTCGTCGGCAAGGCGCCGTACTCCGGCGGCCTGGCCATCAAGTCGGGCGTGGGCACCATCTACTCGACCAACATCACGCCGGACAAGACCGCGGGCATCGGCCACTACAGCGAGCAGCAGTTCGCCGACGCGGTGCGCCGGGGCGTGCGCGCCGACGGCCAGCACCTCTATCCGGCCATGCCGTACCCGGACTACGTGAAGACGACCGACGAGGACATGCACGCCCTCTACGTCTACTTCACCAAGGGCGTGAAGCCCAGCGCCGAGCGTCCGCCGGAAACCGCGCTGAGTTTCCCGTTCAGCATGCGCTGGGGCATGGGCGTGTGGAACATGGCCTTCGCCGAGAACGAGCCCTTCGTGGCACCGGCCGGCGCCACCGGCGAACTCGCGCGCGGCGCCTACCTGGTGCAGGGCCTCGGCCACTGCGGCAGCTGCCACACCCCACGCGGCGTGGCCATGAACCAGAAGGCCTTCGACGACGGCAGCGCCAGCTTCCTGGCCGGCGGCGAGCTCAACGACTGGCACGTGCCGGCCCTGCGCGGCCTGCCGCACTGGACCAGGGAAGAAATCGTCGACTACCTCGCCACCGGCCGCAACGCCAAGGCAGCCGTCGCCGGCGAGATGACCTCGGTCGTCGCCAACAGCACCTCGCACCTGAACGACGCCGACCTGAACGCGATCGCGGTCTACCTGCAATCGCTCACGCCCGCGAAGCCGGCGGCGCAGCCCGACGAGGCCGCCAACCAGGCGACCACCGCCAAGCTCACCGCCGCCACCGGCCTGGGCGAAGGCCAGCGCCTCTACATCGACAACTGCGTCGCCTGCCACTTCGTGGACGGCCGCGGTGCGCCGCGGGTCTTCCCGCGCGTCGACGGTGCTTCCATCGTCAACGCCGACAATCCGACGGCGCTCGTGCAGGTGATCCTGGGCGGCGCGCAGACACCCTCGACCGCGCGCGGCCCGGCGGTGCTGCCGATGCCCGGTTTCGCCGAACGCCTGAGCGACCAGGAAGTGGCCGACCTCGCCACCTTCGTGCGCAGCGGCTGGTCGAACAAGGCCGGCGCGGTCAGCGCGAGCCAGGTCGCCAAGGCCCGCAAGGCGCTGCACGACGAGTAACCTTCCGCTAAACCGAGCCGCGAGGGAGGCACCGGGCGACCGGTGCCTCCCTTTTGTTTTGGTAGCCTTAACATAGCACCATGCAGTCCAGCGATCCCCCACCCAAGACCCGCAAGCGTCCGCACAACCGGGCGGCGGCCATCACCACACTCGACGTGGCCGCCATGGCGGGCGTTTCGGCCATGACCGTCTCGCGGGTGCTCAACACGCCCGACAAGGTGGCGCCGGCCACCGTGGCGCGGGTGCGCGAGGCCATCGAGCGCACCGGCTTCGTGCCCAATATGCTGGCCGGCGCGCTGTCGTCGCAGCGCACCCGGCTCATCGCGGCGATCGTGCCGGAGATGGCCAACACCATGTTCGCCAAGACCATCCAGGCCTTCTGCGACGTGATGGCGGCCGCCGGCTACCAGGTGCTGTTCGGCCTGTCGGGCTATCCGCATTCGCAGGAAGACAGCCTGCTCTCGGCGATCCTCGCGCGGCGCCCGGACGCGCTCTACCTCACCGGCATCGAGCGTTCGCAGGAAACCCGGCGCCGCCTGCTGGCCGCGAAGATCCCGGTCGTCGAATGCTGGGACCTCACGCCCACGCCGCTCGACATGGTGGTGGGCTTTTCGCACGCCGACTGCGGTCGGGCCATCGCCGGGCACCTCCTGGCCAAAGGGCACCGCCGCATCGGCGCGGTCTGGGCCGACGACGCGCGTGCCGGCATGCGGCTGCGCCACCTGCAGCGCACCCTGGCAGAGGCGGGCGCGCCGCCGGCCATCGAGGCGATCAGTGCGGCGCCTTCCACCCTGCGTGCCGGCCGGGAAGGCCTGGCGCGGCTGCTCGACGCCGGCCACCGCCTCGACGCCATCGCCTGCAGCTCCGACGCACTCGCCCAGGGCGTGCTGGCGGGGGTGCTGTCGCGCGGCCTGCGCATTCCGCAGGACCTCGCGGTGATCGGCTTCGGCGACGTCGACGCCGCCGCCAGCACCTATCCCACGCTGACCACGGTGCGCATCGAAAGCGCCGCGATGGGCCGCCTCGCGGCCGAGGGACTGCTGCGCCGCCTGTCAGGCGACGAGAGCGGCCCGAAAGTAAGCGACACCGGCTTTTCCATCGTCGAGCGCGAGAGCGCCTGAGCCGCCGCACGCGGCCCGCACGGCGCGGGTAAACCCCGGCGATCGCAGGTTAGGTTAAGGTTAACATCCGTGCCATCAAACTTCGATGGAACGACGCATGCAGATCGTGGCCGAGAAACAAGTGGTGGGTGCGGTCATCCGGCTGCATTCGCAGGACAACGTGGTCGTCGCCCGCCGCGAGGTCGCCCTGGGCGAGCCGCTGGACGGTGGCCGCTACCGCTCGCGCAGCCAGGTGCCGGCCGGCTACAAGATCGCCAGCGCCGACATCCGTGCCGGCGACGCCATCCGCAAGTACAACGTGACCATCGGCTTCGCCGCCACCGACATCGCGGTCGGCACCATGGTCCATTCGCATAACGTCGATTTCCGCGAGTTTGATCGCGACTACGCCTTCTCGCGCGACTACCGGCCGGTGGAGATGGTGCCCGCCGACCGCCGCGCCACCTTCCAGGGCATCGTGCGCGCCAACGGCGAGGTGGCCACGCGCAACTACATCGCGCTGCTGTCCACGGTGAACTGCTCGGCCACCGTCATCCGTCACGCGGCGCAATGGTTCACGCCCGAGCGCATGGCGGAGTTTCCCAACGTCGACGGCGTGGTCGCCTTCGCCCACGGCATCGGCTGCGGCATGGAGATGACCGGCGAGCCGATGGACCTGCTGCGCCGCACGCTCGCTGGCTATGCGCGGCATCCCAACTTCGCGGCGGTGCTCATCGTCGGACTGGGCTGCGAGCGCAACCAGATCGGCGCGCTGGCCGAGGCCGAGCAGCTGGCGCTGGGGCCGCGCCTGCGTACCTTCGTCATGCAGGAGGTCGGCGGCACCCGCAAGACCATCGCCGCCTGCGTGGACGCGGTGCGCGAGCTGCTGCCCGAGGCCAACGCGGTGCGGCGCCAGGCGGTGCCGGCGTCGCATCTCAAGGTAGGGCTGCAGTGCGGTGGCTCGGACGGCTTCTCGTCGATCACCGCCAACCCGGCGCTCGGCCACGCCATGGACATCCTGGTGCGCCACGGCGGCACCGCCATCCTGTCAGAGACGCCCGAGATCTACGGCGTGGAACACACGCTGACCAGCCGCGCGGTGAGCCCGGAAGTCGGCCAGAAACTGGTCGACCGCATCCGCTGGTGGAAAGAGGAATACGCGGTAGGCCGCGACGTGCAGATCAACGGCGCGGTGAGCCCGGGCAACCACAAGGGCGGGCTGGCCAACATCTTCGAGAAGTCGCTCGGCTCCTCGATGAAGGGCGGCACCGGGCCGCTGATGGACGTGTACCGCTATGCCGAGCCGGTGCGCACGCCGGGCCTGGTCTTCATGGACACACCGGGCTACGACCCGACCTCGGCCACCGGCCAGATCGCTGGCGGCGCCAACCTCATCGCCTTCACCACCGGGCGCGGCTCGATGTTCGGCGCCAAGCCGGTGCCCTCGGTGAAGCTGGCGACCAACACGCCGATGTTCGAGCGCCTGGAGGAGGACATGGACATCAACTGTGGCGAGATCCTCGACGGCACGGCGACCATGGAGCAGATGGGCGAGCGCATCTTTCTGCACCTGCTGGCGGTGGCCTCGGGCGAGGCGTCGAAGAGCGAGCTGCTGGGCCTGGGCGACAACGAATTCGTTCCCTGGCAAATAGGAATCATGGGTTGAAAGGCAGGCATAGACCTGCTTCCCGTTCCCTGGTTTTACCGTTCTCCCAACCACATCACATGCACAAGATCGTCATAGCCCGTCCCATGCCGCGGGCGGTGGAAGCGCACGCCCGCGCCGCTTTCGATGCCTGGGTCGCCGACCACGTGCTGAGCGCCGACGAGGCCGTCGCCGCCATCACCGCGCACGGCGCGCGGGCGCTGGTGCTGGGCACCAACCTGCGGCTGGACCGCGCGGCGGTGACGGCGCTGCCGGATTCGGTGCGCATCGTGGCGACCACCAGCGTGGGCTTCGATCACCTCGACGTGGCGGCGCTGAAGGAACGCGGCATCGCCGCGGCCTACGTGCCGCAGGCGGTGACGGCCTGCACCGCGGACCTGGCCTTCATGCTGCTGCTCTGCGCGGCGCGGCGCGCCCACGAGTACGAGGTCCTGGCACGCGCGGGCTGGCGGCGCAAGCTGGGTTTCGACGAATTGCTGGGTATCCGCGTGAGCGGCAAGGCCTTGGGCATCGTGGGCATGGGCCGCATCGGCCGGGCGATGGCGCGGCGGGCGAGCGGCTTCGACATGCCGGTCCACTACCACGACCTCCAGCCGGTCGACGACCCGGCGCTGGCGGGCGCGGTGTTCCATGCCGATCTCGACAAGATGCTGCCGCACTGCCAATTCCTCAGCCTGCATGCGCCCGGCGGCGCGCAGCCGCTGATGGACGAGCGCCGGCTGGCGCTGCTGCCGCCGGGCGCGGTGCTGGTCAATGCGGCACGCGGCAGCCTCGTGGACGAAGACGCGCTGATCGCCGCGCTCCAGAGCGGCCGGCTGGCGGCGGCCGGCCTGGACACCTTCCGCAACGAGCCGGTCATCGACCTGCGGCTCACTGCGCTGCCCAACGTCTTCATGACACCTCACATGGGCACGGCCACCGTCGAGACGCGCGACGAGATGGGCTTGCGCGCCCTCGACAACGTGGCCGCGGTGCTGGACGGCGGCGCACCGCTCGACCCGCTCTGGACCTGATCCCTTTTCCTGCGCCAGTTCGAACCACGAGACGGAGACAAACCCATGAACCATCGCCCCTTCCGGTGCGTCCCGGCACGGCCGGATCGCCGCGCCGTCCTGCGTGCCGGCGCCATCGCCGCCGGTGCCGCGTTGCCCTCGCTTTCCTTCGCCCAGCCGTGGCCGGCCAAGCCGATCCGGCTAGTGGTGCCGATTACGCCCGGCGGCCCGAGCGACATGGTCGGGCGCATGTGGGCCGACATGGTCTACGCCGACTTCGGCCAGTCGATCGTGGTCGACAACAAGCCCGGCGCCTCGCACGTGGTGGGCACCGATTTCGTGGCCAAGGCGCCGGCCGACGGCTACACGCTGCTGCAGGCCGCCTCCAACATGGCGATCAACGCGGTGAGCATCGCCAAGCTGCCCTTCGACACCGTGGGCGACTTCGCGCCGGTGGCCTTCACCCACGTCACGCCGCTGGTGGTGGTGGTCGCCGCCTCGTTGCCGGTGAAGACCCTGCCCGAGCTGCTCGACTACCTGCGCAAGAACGGCCCGGCCGCGAGCTACGGCACGACCGGGCAGGGCAGTCCGCAGCAGCTGGCGATGAGCCTGCTGATGCAGCAGGCCTCGCTGCAGGGTCCGGTGGAAGTGCCCTACAAGGGCAGCACCCAGGCGCATCCCGACCTGCTCTCGGGCCGGCTCACGCTGATGATCGATCCGCTCGCGGCGGTGATGCCGCACGTCAAGTCGGGCAGCCTGCGCGCGCTGGCGGTCACTACCGCCCAGCGCCTGCCGACCCTGCCGGACGTGCCCACGGTGGCCGAAGCCGGCGTGCCCGGCTACGAAGTGGTGAGCTGGGGTGGCGTATTCGCACCGGCACGGACACCGGCCGCCGTCATCCAGCGGCTCAACACGGCGATCAACAAGGCGGTCGGCTCGCCGGAAGGCCGCGAGAAGCTGGCCGGCTGGGGCCTGCTGGCGCGCACCGGCACGTCCGAGGAACTGGAAACCCACCTCAAGGCCGAGATCGCCAAGTGGGGCAAGGTCGTCCAGCCGGTCCGTGCCTGATCACCGCAAGCCCCCATCGGAGAACCATGCCATGAAGAAGCACTTCCGCATCGCCGCGACCGTCGCCCTGGCGGCGCTGCGCTTTGGCCCGGCCCTGGCGGCCGACCCCTTTCCCGCCAAGCCGGTGACGGTGGTGGTCCCGTTCACGCCCGGCGGATCGTCGGACACCGTGATGCGCGCACTCGCCCCGCCCATGACCAAACTGCTCGGCCAGCCGGTGGTGCTGGAGAACAAGCCCGGCGCCAACGGCACGGTCGGCGCGCAATGGGCCGCCCGGGCCGCAGCCGACGGCTACACCATCCTGATCGGCTCGGTCGGCACCTGGGCCATCACGCCCACCATGCTCAAGCTGCCCAACTTCGATCCGCAGAAGGACTTCGAGCCGCTGACTGTGGCGGTGCGCACGCCCAACATCCTCACGGTAACGCCCTCGCTGCCGGTGAACAACGTGGCCGAGCTGATCGCCCATCTCAAGAAGAACCCGGACAAGCTGGGCTTCGCGTCTTCGGGCATCGGCTCCACCGACCACCTCACCTCGGTGCTGTTCTGGCAGAAGACCGGCACCAGCGGCGTGCACGTGGCCTACAAGGGCGGCGGCGCGGCCATCTCCGACACCATGGCCGGCCATGCCGAGGTGCTCATCACCAACGCTGGCCTGCTGGTGCAGCAGATCCGCTCGGGCAAGCTCAAGGCGCTGGCGGTAACGTCGGCCAAGCGCTTGCCCGAACTGCCCGAGGTGCCGACCATGGCCGAGGCCGGTGTGCCCGACCTGGAGGTGTATTCGTGGCAGGGCATCGGCGCGCCGCGCGGCACCTCCGCCGAGGCGCTCGGCAAGTTACGCTCGGCCCTGGTCGGCGCCCTGCAGGATCCGACCACCACCGCGTACCTGGAGAAGGCCGGCTATCAGGTCGTCGCCAGCAGCCCGGCGGAATTCACCACCCTGCTCGCGAACGAGACACGGCGCTGGAAAGGCGTGATCGACGCAGCAGGCATCAAGCCCGAGTAACCACCCGAGAAAACGGCACATGACAGAGACGACGACATCCACCGCGCAACGATTCGACCTGGCGCAGGTCCGGCAAACGATCCGCACCCTGTTCGGCAAGGCGGGCCTGGCCGACGAAGCCGCCGCCTCGGTGACCGACGTGCTGGTGGAGGCCGACCTGATCGGCCATGCCACCCACGGCCTGGCGCTGGTGCCCTGGTACCTCGATGCCGCTGCCTCCGGCGCGATGCGGCTGCAGGGCGAGCCCGAAGTGCTGGTCGATCGTGGCGCCTGCCTCACCTGGAACGGTCACCGCCTGCCCGGCGCCTGGCTGGCCTCCAAGGCCACCGACCTGGCGGTGGAGCGGGCCGCGACCTACGGCACGGTGACCGTCGTCATCCGCGAATGCGGCCACGTCGGCGCACTTGCCGCCTATATGGAGAAAGCCACCTCGCGCGGGATGATGGTGCTCATGGCCAGCTCCACGCCGTCGGTGGCGGGCGTGGCGCCCTTCGGTGGCGTCAAGGCCGCCTTCACGCCCAACCCGATCGCCGCCGGCATCCCGACCGAGGGCGACCCGATCCTGCTGGACATCAGCGCCTCGATCACCACGCTCAACCGCGCCCGCCAGCTCGCCCGCGACGGCCAGCAGTTCCCCGCGCCCTGGGTGCTCGACAAGGACGGCAACACCTCCACCGACCCGGCCGTGGTGGTCAAGCACGGCGGCAGCCTGCTGCCCGTCGGCGGGCTCGACCACGGCCACAAGGGCTACAGCCTGGCGCTGCTGGTCGAGGCGCTCACACAGGGCCTGTCGGGCTTCGGCCGTGCCGACGCGCCCACCGGCACCAGCGTCTCGCTGTTCATCCAGGTGATCGACCCGTCGGCCTTCGGCGGCCAGGATGCATTCGCCCGCCAGACCACCCACCTGGCCGAAGTCTGCCGCAACACGCCGCCGCGCCCGGGTGTGGACCGGGTGCGCGTGCCCGGCGACCGGGCCATGGTGTCGCGCCGCCAGGCGCTCGAGTCAGGCGTGGTGCTCGACGCGTCCATCCTGCAGGGACTGGCGCCCTGGCTGGAACGCCATGGTTTGACGTTTCCGGCGCCGCTCTAGGAGACGCGACTCACCGGCTCAGGTCTCGGCCCACATCCGCAGGAGGTTGTGGTAGTGGTTGGTGAGCGACAGGCTCTCGTCGGTCTCGCCCAGCTTCGCGCGCAGCCGCTGGATGGTCTGATCCAGCTCGAACAGCTGGCCGCGCCGGGCGTCGTCGCGCACCAGGCTCTGGATCCAGAAGAACGAGCCGATTCGCGCGCCGCGCGTCACCGGCTCGACGCCATGCAGGCTGGAGGCCGGATAGAGCACCAGGTCGCCCGCCGGCAGCTTCACCTCGTGGCTGCCGTAGGTGTCGACCACCACCAGGTTGCCGCCGTCGTATTCGTCGGGCTCGCTCAGGAACAGGGTGGCCGACAGGTCGGTGCGGATCGCCGGCTGGCCCTCGCCGCCGGAGCGCACCGCGCCGTCCACATGCAGGCCGTAGTGTTCGCCGCCCTCGTAGCGGTTGAACAGCGGCGCGACCGTGCGCAAGGGCAGCGCGGCTGAAAAGTAGAGTTCGTGCCGGGCGAGCGCGGTCAGCACCAGGGCGGCCAGCCGCTGGCTCACCGCGCTGCTGGCCGGCAGCTGCCGGTTGCGCTTGACGGCCGCGCCCTGGGCACCGACGGTGGCCCGGCCGTCGGTCCAGTCGGCCTCGGCGAGCTGCTGGCGAAATTCGGCGACCTGAGCGGCGGTCAGGACCTGGGGAACGTGAAGAAGCATGTCATTTCAGTCGCGAAAGAGGCGCTTTGGAAGCCACCTGCAAAAAAGAATGATAACAAGTATCATTTGGTAGCCGCACTTATAACTAGCCAAAACCAGCGGGCCTCCTTGCCAGAAGCCGGTTCCCCGGGAGGGGAAAGCCATGTCGTGCGTGCTCCTTTTCTACTCAGGGGAACCACCAACATGGCTCACATCAAAAGCCGCAAGCACCAGAATCACCTCGCTTTGCCGTACCTGGCGAGTGCCGCAGCCGCCACGCTTTTCTCGGTCGGACAACCGGCCTTCGCACAGGCCGTGCTGAAGGAGGTGGAGGTCCACGGCAACACGCCGAGCGACTACAAAGCCGACGCGCTGTCGTCGCCCAAGTTCACCCAGCCGCTGGTCGACACACCGCAGACGGTGTCGATCATCAAGTCAGAAATCATGCGGCAACAGGGCGCCACGACACTGACCGAAGCGCTGCGCAACACGCCCGGCGCCAGCACCTATTACCTCGGCGAGAACGGCTCCACCAGCACCGGCGATGCGGTCTACATGCGCGGTTTCGACACCTCCGGCAGCATCTTCGTGGACGGTGTTCGCGACCTCGGCGCGGTCTCGCGCGACATGTTCAACATCCAGCAGGTGGAGGTGATCAAGGGCCCGGCGAGCACCGACATCGGCCGCACCGCGCCGAGCGGTGCGATCAACCTGGTGAGCAAGACGCCCTCGCTTGAAAACGCCTTCAGCGGCAGCGTCGGCGCCGGCAGCGCCGACTTCAAGCGCGCCACCATAGACTGGAACCGTGCGCTGTCGGACACCAGTGCCTTCCGGCTCAACCTGCTGGCCGACGACTCCGGCGTGGCGGGCCGCGACTACGTCAAGAGCAAGCGCATCGGCCTGGCGCCGAGCATTGCCTTCGGCCTGAACACGCCGACGCGGGTGATCCTGAGCTACCTGCACGTGGACCAGGACAACACGCCCGACGGCGGCGTGCCCACCATTGGATTGCCCGGTTACCGCACGCCCGACGCCACGCGCGGCTTCCTTACCAACGCCGCGCGAGTCGATTCGAGCAATTTCTACGGGACGAGCTCCGATTTCCAGAACGTGGACGTCGACATGTTCACCGCTCGCGTCGAGCACGACATCTCCGCCGACCTGAAGTTGCGCAACATCACCCGCATCGGCCGCACGCACAACAACTACCAGCTGACCTCCTACATGCTCTCGGCCACCACCCTGAGCACGCCGAGCGCGGCCGACCCGGCCGGCTGGAGCTTCACCCGCGGGCTGCCGACCAACGTCAACCAGACCAACAAGATCATCGTCAACCAGACCAACCTGAGTGCCCGGCTGGAAGCCGGCGGCATGAAGCACGACCTCAGCGGTGGCGTGGAGCTGATGCGCGAGGAGCAGGACAACCTGGGCTACTACGCCATCAACACTGGCGGCGCGGGTGCGTTTCCGGCGGCCAACCTGTACAACCCCAACCCGAACGTCACCGGCTTCAACCGCAACCTCAGTGGCGCCCGCTCCGAGGGCTCGACCGAGACGCTGGGCCTCTACCTGTTCGACACCGCCCGCATCAACGACCAGTGGCAGATCACCGGCGGCGTGCGGGTCGACCGCTACAACACCCACTTCGACGCCACCACGCTCACCAACAACGTGCTGGTGCCCTCGTCGCAGGGCGTCTCCGACACCATCTGGAGCGGCAAGCTCGGCGTGGTCTACAAGCCGGCATCCAACGGCAGCGTGTATGCGCTGGTGGCCACCGCCGCGCAACCGCCGGGCGGCGCCAACAACCAGCTGAGCGCAGCGGCCAACAACG
The nucleotide sequence above comes from Xylophilus sp. GOD-11R. Encoded proteins:
- a CDS encoding tripartite tricarboxylate transporter substrate binding protein — protein: MKKHFRIAATVALAALRFGPALAADPFPAKPVTVVVPFTPGGSSDTVMRALAPPMTKLLGQPVVLENKPGANGTVGAQWAARAAADGYTILIGSVGTWAITPTMLKLPNFDPQKDFEPLTVAVRTPNILTVTPSLPVNNVAELIAHLKKNPDKLGFASSGIGSTDHLTSVLFWQKTGTSGVHVAYKGGGAAISDTMAGHAEVLITNAGLLVQQIRSGKLKALAVTSAKRLPELPEVPTMAEAGVPDLEVYSWQGIGAPRGTSAEALGKLRSALVGALQDPTTTAYLEKAGYQVVASSPAEFTTLLANETRRWKGVIDAAGIKPE
- a CDS encoding Ldh family oxidoreductase, translating into MTETTTSTAQRFDLAQVRQTIRTLFGKAGLADEAAASVTDVLVEADLIGHATHGLALVPWYLDAAASGAMRLQGEPEVLVDRGACLTWNGHRLPGAWLASKATDLAVERAATYGTVTVVIRECGHVGALAAYMEKATSRGMMVLMASSTPSVAGVAPFGGVKAAFTPNPIAAGIPTEGDPILLDISASITTLNRARQLARDGQQFPAPWVLDKDGNTSTDPAVVVKHGGSLLPVGGLDHGHKGYSLALLVEALTQGLSGFGRADAPTGTSVSLFIQVIDPSAFGGQDAFARQTTHLAEVCRNTPPRPGVDRVRVPGDRAMVSRRQALESGVVLDASILQGLAPWLERHGLTFPAPL
- a CDS encoding Fe2+-dependent dioxygenase, with protein sequence MLLHVPQVLTAAQVAEFRQQLAEADWTDGRATVGAQGAAVKRNRQLPASSAVSQRLAALVLTALARHELYFSAALPLRTVAPLFNRYEGGEHYGLHVDGAVRSGGEGQPAIRTDLSATLFLSEPDEYDGGNLVVVDTYGSHEVKLPAGDLVLYPASSLHGVEPVTRGARIGSFFWIQSLVRDDARRGQLFELDQTIQRLRAKLGETDESLSLTNHYHNLLRMWAET
- a CDS encoding catecholate siderophore receptor Fiu — encoded protein: MAHIKSRKHQNHLALPYLASAAAATLFSVGQPAFAQAVLKEVEVHGNTPSDYKADALSSPKFTQPLVDTPQTVSIIKSEIMRQQGATTLTEALRNTPGASTYYLGENGSTSTGDAVYMRGFDTSGSIFVDGVRDLGAVSRDMFNIQQVEVIKGPASTDIGRTAPSGAINLVSKTPSLENAFSGSVGAGSADFKRATIDWNRALSDTSAFRLNLLADDSGVAGRDYVKSKRIGLAPSIAFGLNTPTRVILSYLHVDQDNTPDGGVPTIGLPGYRTPDATRGFLTNAARVDSSNFYGTSSDFQNVDVDMFTARVEHDISADLKLRNITRIGRTHNNYQLTSYMLSATTLSTPSAADPAGWSFTRGLPTNVNQTNKIIVNQTNLSARLEAGGMKHDLSGGVELMREEQDNLGYYAINTGGAGAFPAANLYNPNPNVTGFNRNLSGARSEGSTETLGLYLFDTARINDQWQITGGVRVDRYNTHFDATTLTNNVLVPSSQGVSDTIWSGKLGVVYKPASNGSVYALVATAAQPPGGANNQLSAAANNAANPKFDPQKARTYEVGTKWDLLDNRLGLAAALYRTDVSNDIEVDPTNPANYIQTGKKRVQGVELSAVGNITPNWALSAGYTVMDTSIRSGTTKTADGTDVLAYTPKSAFTMWTTYRLPFGLTVGGGARYAGKLHRGTDGAVGTPAFVNDYWVIDALASYKVSRNVDVQLNVFNLFDKNYVAAINKSGYRYTPGLDRSARVTVNFTF